A window from Nycticebus coucang isolate mNycCou1 chromosome X, mNycCou1.pri, whole genome shotgun sequence encodes these proteins:
- the LDOC1 gene encoding protein LDOC1 has protein sequence MVDELVLLLHALLMRHRALSIENSQLMEQLRLLVCERASLLRQVRPPSCPVPFPETFNGESSRLPEFIVQTASYMLVNENRFCNDAMKVAFLISLLTGEAEEWVVPYIEMDSPILGDYRAFLDEMKQCFGWDDDEDDDDDYEEDDY, from the coding sequence ATGGTGGACGAGCTGGTGCTGCTTTTGCACGCCCTCCTGATGCGGCACCGCGCACTGAGCATTGAGAACAGCCAACTCATGGAACAGCTGCGGCTGCTGGTGTGCGAGAGGGCCAGCCTGCTACGCCAGGTACGTCCGCCAAGCTGCCCGGTGCCCTTCCCCGAAACGTTTAACGGCGAGAGCTCTCGGCTCCCTGAGTTTATTGTGCAGACGGCATCTTACATGCTTGTGAACGAGAACCGATTCTGCAACGACGCTATGAAGGTGGCCTTCTTAATTAGTCTCCTCACCGGGGAAGCTGAGGAGTGGGTGGTGCCCTACATCGAGATGGATAGTCCCATCCTAGGTGATTACCGGGCCTTTCTCGACGAGATGAAACAGTGTTTTGGCTGGGATGATGATGAAGACGACGACGACGATTACGAAGAGGATGATTACTAG